From Solanum lycopersicum chromosome 8, SLM_r2.1, the proteins below share one genomic window:
- the LOC101262237 gene encoding uncharacterized protein isoform X6: MAAVDFLVAVDSYPNPDDKIRSTSFQVQGGGNAGNALTCAARLGLSPRIISKVADDSQGKAILEELEADGVDTSFMVVSEGGHSTFSYVIVDSQAKTRTCIYTPGYPPMIPEDLSKSNLSSALDDVRFVYFDGVLQETELLSALVVAREAHRRNIPIVIDAESKRERVDDLLNLATYVVCSARFPQVWTEAPSIPAALVSVLLKLPNIKFVIVTLGEDGCMMLERAEAEDLQSEEIDVDELFKKMKQSIDTDATSATSISSDIAKLRAKGIGTVSGKLLLGTAEKIPPSELVDTTGAGDAFIGAVLYALCANMPPERMLPFASQVAGIGCRALGARAGLPQLTDPRLKPFLVNDPQNVATLL; the protein is encoded by the exons ATGGCGGCGGTGGATTTCCTTGTTGCTGTTGATTCTTATCCTAACCCTGATGATAAGATTCGAAGCACCAGTTTTCAG GTTCAAGGAGGTGGCAATGCAGGGAATGCTTTGACTTGTGCAGCTCGTTTAGGCCTATCTCCGAGAATTATATCAAAG GTTGCAGATGATTCTCAAGGGAAAGCAATACTGGAAGAGCTGGAAGCTGATGGGGTCGATACATCGTTTATGGTG GTATCCGAAGGGGGCCATTCGACATTCTCTTACGTCATTGTTGATAGTCAAGC GAAAACTCGGACTTGCATTTACACCCCAGGATACCCACCTATGATACCTGAGGATTTATCCAAGTCGAATTTGTCATCAGCTCTGGATGATGTGagatttgtatattttgatggAGTATTGCAAGAAACTGAATTGTTATCAGCTTTAGTTGTGGCTCGAGAG GCACATCGGAGGAATATACCTATTGTAATTGATGCAGAAAGTAAAAGAGAAAGGGTAGATGACCTTCTAAACTTGGCAACTTATGTCGTATGCTCAGCGAGATTTCCACAG GTATGGACAGAGGCCCCTTCAATCCCAGCTGCTCTAGTTTCTGTACTTCTAAAGTTGCCAAACATCAAATTTGTAATTGTGACATTGGGTGAAGATGGTTGCATGATGTTAGAAAGGGCTGAAGCTG AGGATCTCCAGTCTGAAGAAATTGATGTCGATGAGTTGTTCAAGAAAATGAAGCAGAGTATTGATACTGACGCAACCAGTGCAACATCCATATCTTCG GATATTGCAAAATTGCGTGCAAAAGGCATCGGGACAGTGAGTGGGAAGCTGCTTCTTGGAACAGCTGAAAAGATCCCGCCATCAGAATTAGTCGATACAACCGGTGCAGGTGATGCATTTATTGGAGCAGTTCTGTATG CTCTCTGTGCCAATATGCCACCAGAAAGAATGTTGCCATTTGCTTCTCAAGTG GCAGGTATCGGCTGTAGGGCTTTGGGAGCGAGAGCTGGTCTTCCCCAGCTAACAGACCCTCGATTGAAACCCTTTTTAGTGAATGATCCCCAAAACGTGGCCACATTGCTATAG
- the Acx1A gene encoding peroxisomal acyl-CoA oxidase 1A: MEGVDYLADERKKAGFDVDEMKIVWAGSRHDFELTDRISKLVASDPGFSKEGRTMLPRKELFKNTLRKAAYAWKRIIELRLSQEEATMLRRYVDEPAFTDLHWGMFIPAIKGQGTDKQQEKWLPLAYKMQIIGCYAQTELGHGSNVQGLETTATFDPQTDEFVIHSPTLTSSKWWPGGLGKVSTHAVVYARLITDGKDYGVNGFIVQLRSLEDHKPLPGVTVGDIGMKFGNGAYNSMDNGVLSFDHVRIPRDQMLMRVSQVTKEGKYVQSDIPRQLLYGTMVYVRQSIVADASLAMSRAVCIATRYSAVRRQFGSQNGGQETQVIDYKTQQNRLFPLLASAYAFRFVGEWLKWLYTDVTQRLAANDFSTLPEAHACTAGLKSLTTSATADGIEECRKLCGGHGYLCSSGLPELFAVYVPACTYEGDNVVLQLQVARFLMKTISQLGTGKKPVGTVSYMGRIEHLMQCRSDVKQAEDWLKPSAVLEAFEARSARMSVACAKNLSKFENQEEGFAELAADLVEAAVAHCQLIVVSKYIEKLQQNIPGKGVKQQLEVLCGIYSLFILHKHQGDFLGTGYITSKQGSLANDQLRALYSQLRPNAVSLVDAFNYTDHYLGSILGRYDGNVYPKLYEAAWKDPLNKSDIADGFHEYIRPLLKQQLRTAKL; encoded by the exons ATGGAGGGTGTAGATTATTTGGCTGATGAGAGGAAGAAAGCTGGATTTGATGTGGATGAGATGAAGATTGTTTGGGCTGGTTCTCGTCATGATTTTGAACTTACAGATCGTATCTCTAAGCTTGTTGCTAGTGATCCT GGCTTCAGTAAGGAGGGAAGAACCATGCTTcctaggaaagagctattcaaGAACACTCTAAGGAAGGCAGCATATGCATGGAAACGGATCATTGAACTTCGTCTATCTC AAGAGGAAGCCACTATGTTAAGGCGTTACGTAGATGAGCCTGCTTTTACTGATCTTCATTGG gGAATGTTTATACCTGCCATAAAAGGACAGGGCACAGATAAACAGCAGGAAAAGTGGCTGCCGCTGGCTTACAAGATGCAAATAATTGGCTGTTATGCTCAAACTGAACTTGGTCATGGGTCCAATGTGCAAGGCCTTGAGACCACTGCCACATTTGATCCTCAAACAGATGAATTTGTCATTCATAGTCCAACATTGACGTCAAGCAAG TGGTGGCCTGGTGGATTGGGTAAAGTGTCTACCCATGCTGTTGTGTATGCTCGTCTTATAACAGATGGTAAAGACTATGGGGTTAATG GTTTTATTGTCCAACTACGGAGCTTGGAGGACCACAAACCTCTTCCAGGTGTTACTGTTGGAGACATTGGAATGAAATTTGGGAACGGAGCATACAATTCCATGGATAATGGGGTGTTAAGCTTTGATCACGTGCGCATTCCAAGAGATCAAATGTTGATGAG GGTTTCTCAAGTTACAAAGGAAGGAAAATATGTTCAGTCTGATATTCCTCGACAACTCCTTTATGGGACCATGGTATATGTACGGCAATCAATTGTAGCAGATGCTTCCCTTGCAATGTCTCGGGCTGTGTGTATTGCAACCAGATACAGTGCCGTTCGTAGACAATTTGGCTCTCAGAATGGTGGACAAGAAACTCAG GTGATTGACTACAAAACTCAGCAAAACAGGCTCTTCCCCTTGTTGGCTTCTGCATATGCCTTCAGATTTGTTGGTGAGTGGCTGAAATGGTTGTACACTGATGTTACCCAAAGACTTGCAGCAAATGATTTCTCAACATTGCCTGAGGCACATGCATGTACCGCAGGATTGAAGTCTTTGACCACCAGTGCCACTGCT GATGGAATTGAAGAATGCCGAAAGTTATGCGGAGGTCATGGTTATCTTTGTAGCAGTGGGCTTCCAGAATTATTTGCCGTTTATGTCCCTGCCTGTACTTACGAAGGAGATAATGTCGTGCTACAGCTACAG GTTGCAAGGTTTCTTATGAAGACCATTTCACAACTGGGCACTGGAAAGAAGCCAGTAGGTACCGTATCTTATATGGGAAGAATCGAACACTTGATGCAGTGTCGTTCTGATGTGAAACAAG CCGAGGACTGGCTGAAACCTAGTGCAGTATTGGAAGCATTTGAAGCAAGGTCTGCCAGGATGTCTGTTGCCTGCGCTAAGAATCTTAGCAAGTTTGAGAATCAAGAAGAAG GCTTTGCAGAACTAGCAGCTGATTTAGTTGAAGCAGCAGTTGCTCATTGTCAATTAATTGTTGTGTCCAA GTATATTGAGAAGTTGCAACAAAACATTCCCGGTAAAGGGGTTAAGCAACAGCTGGAGGTGCTTTGTGGCATCTATTCACTGTTCATTCTTCACAAACATCAAGGAGATTTTCTCGGGACTGGCTACATCACCTCAAAGCAGGGGTCGCTTGCTAACGACCAGCTCAGAGCCTTGTATTCCCAG CTTCGTCCAAATGCTGTATCACTGGTTGATGCATTTAACTAT
- the LOC101262237 gene encoding uncharacterized protein isoform X4: MAAFRLQSCNCPLLSGRSPPSTLLLHVPTRCNLTCNSSFTRFKMSISSTPQTAAIPENHSVLGCGMAAVDFLVAVDSYPNPDDKIRSTSFQVQGGGNAGNALTCAARLGLSPRIISKVADDSQGKAILEELEADGVDTSFMVVSEGGHSTFSYVIVDSQAKTRTCIYTPGYPPMIPEDLSKSNLSSALDDVRFVYFDGVLQETELLSALVVAREVWTEAPSIPAALVSVLLKLPNIKFVIVTLGEDGCMMLERAEAEDLQSEEIDVDELFKKMKQSIDTDATSATSISSDIAKLRAKGIGTVSGKLLLGTAEKIPPSELVDTTGAGDAFIGAVLYALCANMPPERMLPFASQVAGIGCRALGARAGLPQLTDPRLKPFLVNDPQNVATLL, from the exons ATGGCGGCGTTCCGGTTGCAGTCATGTAACTGTCCGTTACTTTCCGGCCGATCACCGCCGTCAACTCTGCTACTTCATGTTCCCACACGTTGTAATCTTACCTGTAACTCTTCCTTCACCAG GTTTAAAATGTCAATTTCGTCAACCCCACAAACTGCCGCGATCCCAGAAAATCATAGCGTT TTAGGTTGTGGAATGGCGGCGGTGGATTTCCTTGTTGCTGTTGATTCTTATCCTAACCCTGATGATAAGATTCGAAGCACCAGTTTTCAG GTTCAAGGAGGTGGCAATGCAGGGAATGCTTTGACTTGTGCAGCTCGTTTAGGCCTATCTCCGAGAATTATATCAAAG GTTGCAGATGATTCTCAAGGGAAAGCAATACTGGAAGAGCTGGAAGCTGATGGGGTCGATACATCGTTTATGGTG GTATCCGAAGGGGGCCATTCGACATTCTCTTACGTCATTGTTGATAGTCAAGC GAAAACTCGGACTTGCATTTACACCCCAGGATACCCACCTATGATACCTGAGGATTTATCCAAGTCGAATTTGTCATCAGCTCTGGATGATGTGagatttgtatattttgatggAGTATTGCAAGAAACTGAATTGTTATCAGCTTTAGTTGTGGCTCGAGAG GTATGGACAGAGGCCCCTTCAATCCCAGCTGCTCTAGTTTCTGTACTTCTAAAGTTGCCAAACATCAAATTTGTAATTGTGACATTGGGTGAAGATGGTTGCATGATGTTAGAAAGGGCTGAAGCTG AGGATCTCCAGTCTGAAGAAATTGATGTCGATGAGTTGTTCAAGAAAATGAAGCAGAGTATTGATACTGACGCAACCAGTGCAACATCCATATCTTCG GATATTGCAAAATTGCGTGCAAAAGGCATCGGGACAGTGAGTGGGAAGCTGCTTCTTGGAACAGCTGAAAAGATCCCGCCATCAGAATTAGTCGATACAACCGGTGCAGGTGATGCATTTATTGGAGCAGTTCTGTATG CTCTCTGTGCCAATATGCCACCAGAAAGAATGTTGCCATTTGCTTCTCAAGTG GCAGGTATCGGCTGTAGGGCTTTGGGAGCGAGAGCTGGTCTTCCCCAGCTAACAGACCCTCGATTGAAACCCTTTTTAGTGAATGATCCCCAAAACGTGGCCACATTGCTATAG
- the LOC101262237 gene encoding uncharacterized protein isoform X3, with protein sequence MAAFRLQSCNCPLLSGRSPPSTLLLHVPTRCNLTCNSSFTRFKMSISSTPQTAAIPENHSVLGCGMAAVDFLVAVDSYPNPDDKIRSTSFQVQGGGNAGNALTCAARLGLSPRIISKRVVCNTVLELIGEKTVFVPMQMDVADDSQGKAILEELEADGVDTSFMVVSEGGHSTFSYVIVDSQAKTRTCIYTPGYPPMIPEDLSKSNLSSALDDVRFVYFDGVLQETELLSALVVAREVWTEAPSIPAALVSVLLKLPNIKFVIVTLGEDGCMMLERAEAEDLQSEEIDVDELFKKMKQSIDTDATSATSISSDIAKLRAKGIGTVSGKLLLGTAEKIPPSELVDTTGAGDAFIGAVLYALCANMPPERMLPFASQVAGIGCRALGARAGLPQLTDPRLKPFLVNDPQNVATLL encoded by the exons ATGGCGGCGTTCCGGTTGCAGTCATGTAACTGTCCGTTACTTTCCGGCCGATCACCGCCGTCAACTCTGCTACTTCATGTTCCCACACGTTGTAATCTTACCTGTAACTCTTCCTTCACCAG GTTTAAAATGTCAATTTCGTCAACCCCACAAACTGCCGCGATCCCAGAAAATCATAGCGTT TTAGGTTGTGGAATGGCGGCGGTGGATTTCCTTGTTGCTGTTGATTCTTATCCTAACCCTGATGATAAGATTCGAAGCACCAGTTTTCAG GTTCAAGGAGGTGGCAATGCAGGGAATGCTTTGACTTGTGCAGCTCGTTTAGGCCTATCTCCGAGAATTATATCAAAG CGAGTGGTTTGTAACACAGTTCTGGAGTTGATTGGAGAAAAGACAGTCTTTGTTCCAATGCAAATGGAT GTTGCAGATGATTCTCAAGGGAAAGCAATACTGGAAGAGCTGGAAGCTGATGGGGTCGATACATCGTTTATGGTG GTATCCGAAGGGGGCCATTCGACATTCTCTTACGTCATTGTTGATAGTCAAGC GAAAACTCGGACTTGCATTTACACCCCAGGATACCCACCTATGATACCTGAGGATTTATCCAAGTCGAATTTGTCATCAGCTCTGGATGATGTGagatttgtatattttgatggAGTATTGCAAGAAACTGAATTGTTATCAGCTTTAGTTGTGGCTCGAGAG GTATGGACAGAGGCCCCTTCAATCCCAGCTGCTCTAGTTTCTGTACTTCTAAAGTTGCCAAACATCAAATTTGTAATTGTGACATTGGGTGAAGATGGTTGCATGATGTTAGAAAGGGCTGAAGCTG AGGATCTCCAGTCTGAAGAAATTGATGTCGATGAGTTGTTCAAGAAAATGAAGCAGAGTATTGATACTGACGCAACCAGTGCAACATCCATATCTTCG GATATTGCAAAATTGCGTGCAAAAGGCATCGGGACAGTGAGTGGGAAGCTGCTTCTTGGAACAGCTGAAAAGATCCCGCCATCAGAATTAGTCGATACAACCGGTGCAGGTGATGCATTTATTGGAGCAGTTCTGTATG CTCTCTGTGCCAATATGCCACCAGAAAGAATGTTGCCATTTGCTTCTCAAGTG GCAGGTATCGGCTGTAGGGCTTTGGGAGCGAGAGCTGGTCTTCCCCAGCTAACAGACCCTCGATTGAAACCCTTTTTAGTGAATGATCCCCAAAACGTGGCCACATTGCTATAG
- the LOC101262237 gene encoding uncharacterized protein isoform X5 gives MAAVDFLVAVDSYPNPDDKIRSTSFQVQGGGNAGNALTCAARLGLSPRIISKRVVCNTVLELIGEKTVFVPMQMDVADDSQGKAILEELEADGVDTSFMVVSEGGHSTFSYVIVDSQAKTRTCIYTPGYPPMIPEDLSKSNLSSALDDVRFVYFDGVLQETELLSALVVAREAHRRNIPIVIDAESKRERVDDLLNLATYVVCSARFPQVWTEAPSIPAALVSVLLKLPNIKFVIVTLGEDGCMMLERAEAEDLQSEEIDVDELFKKMKQSIDTDATSATSISSDIAKLRAKGIGTVSGKLLLGTAEKIPPSELVDTTGAGDAFIGAVLYALCANMPPERMLPFASQVAGIGCRALGARAGLPQLTDPRLKPFLVNDPQNVATLL, from the exons ATGGCGGCGGTGGATTTCCTTGTTGCTGTTGATTCTTATCCTAACCCTGATGATAAGATTCGAAGCACCAGTTTTCAG GTTCAAGGAGGTGGCAATGCAGGGAATGCTTTGACTTGTGCAGCTCGTTTAGGCCTATCTCCGAGAATTATATCAAAG CGAGTGGTTTGTAACACAGTTCTGGAGTTGATTGGAGAAAAGACAGTCTTTGTTCCAATGCAAATGGAT GTTGCAGATGATTCTCAAGGGAAAGCAATACTGGAAGAGCTGGAAGCTGATGGGGTCGATACATCGTTTATGGTG GTATCCGAAGGGGGCCATTCGACATTCTCTTACGTCATTGTTGATAGTCAAGC GAAAACTCGGACTTGCATTTACACCCCAGGATACCCACCTATGATACCTGAGGATTTATCCAAGTCGAATTTGTCATCAGCTCTGGATGATGTGagatttgtatattttgatggAGTATTGCAAGAAACTGAATTGTTATCAGCTTTAGTTGTGGCTCGAGAG GCACATCGGAGGAATATACCTATTGTAATTGATGCAGAAAGTAAAAGAGAAAGGGTAGATGACCTTCTAAACTTGGCAACTTATGTCGTATGCTCAGCGAGATTTCCACAG GTATGGACAGAGGCCCCTTCAATCCCAGCTGCTCTAGTTTCTGTACTTCTAAAGTTGCCAAACATCAAATTTGTAATTGTGACATTGGGTGAAGATGGTTGCATGATGTTAGAAAGGGCTGAAGCTG AGGATCTCCAGTCTGAAGAAATTGATGTCGATGAGTTGTTCAAGAAAATGAAGCAGAGTATTGATACTGACGCAACCAGTGCAACATCCATATCTTCG GATATTGCAAAATTGCGTGCAAAAGGCATCGGGACAGTGAGTGGGAAGCTGCTTCTTGGAACAGCTGAAAAGATCCCGCCATCAGAATTAGTCGATACAACCGGTGCAGGTGATGCATTTATTGGAGCAGTTCTGTATG CTCTCTGTGCCAATATGCCACCAGAAAGAATGTTGCCATTTGCTTCTCAAGTG GCAGGTATCGGCTGTAGGGCTTTGGGAGCGAGAGCTGGTCTTCCCCAGCTAACAGACCCTCGATTGAAACCCTTTTTAGTGAATGATCCCCAAAACGTGGCCACATTGCTATAG
- the LOC101262237 gene encoding uncharacterized protein isoform X2, with the protein MAAFRLQSCNCPLLSGRSPPSTLLLHVPTRCNLTCNSSFTRFKMSISSTPQTAAIPENHSVLGCGMAAVDFLVAVDSYPNPDDKIRSTSFQVQGGGNAGNALTCAARLGLSPRIISKVADDSQGKAILEELEADGVDTSFMVVSEGGHSTFSYVIVDSQAKTRTCIYTPGYPPMIPEDLSKSNLSSALDDVRFVYFDGVLQETELLSALVVAREAHRRNIPIVIDAESKRERVDDLLNLATYVVCSARFPQVWTEAPSIPAALVSVLLKLPNIKFVIVTLGEDGCMMLERAEAEDLQSEEIDVDELFKKMKQSIDTDATSATSISSDIAKLRAKGIGTVSGKLLLGTAEKIPPSELVDTTGAGDAFIGAVLYALCANMPPERMLPFASQVAGIGCRALGARAGLPQLTDPRLKPFLVNDPQNVATLL; encoded by the exons ATGGCGGCGTTCCGGTTGCAGTCATGTAACTGTCCGTTACTTTCCGGCCGATCACCGCCGTCAACTCTGCTACTTCATGTTCCCACACGTTGTAATCTTACCTGTAACTCTTCCTTCACCAG GTTTAAAATGTCAATTTCGTCAACCCCACAAACTGCCGCGATCCCAGAAAATCATAGCGTT TTAGGTTGTGGAATGGCGGCGGTGGATTTCCTTGTTGCTGTTGATTCTTATCCTAACCCTGATGATAAGATTCGAAGCACCAGTTTTCAG GTTCAAGGAGGTGGCAATGCAGGGAATGCTTTGACTTGTGCAGCTCGTTTAGGCCTATCTCCGAGAATTATATCAAAG GTTGCAGATGATTCTCAAGGGAAAGCAATACTGGAAGAGCTGGAAGCTGATGGGGTCGATACATCGTTTATGGTG GTATCCGAAGGGGGCCATTCGACATTCTCTTACGTCATTGTTGATAGTCAAGC GAAAACTCGGACTTGCATTTACACCCCAGGATACCCACCTATGATACCTGAGGATTTATCCAAGTCGAATTTGTCATCAGCTCTGGATGATGTGagatttgtatattttgatggAGTATTGCAAGAAACTGAATTGTTATCAGCTTTAGTTGTGGCTCGAGAG GCACATCGGAGGAATATACCTATTGTAATTGATGCAGAAAGTAAAAGAGAAAGGGTAGATGACCTTCTAAACTTGGCAACTTATGTCGTATGCTCAGCGAGATTTCCACAG GTATGGACAGAGGCCCCTTCAATCCCAGCTGCTCTAGTTTCTGTACTTCTAAAGTTGCCAAACATCAAATTTGTAATTGTGACATTGGGTGAAGATGGTTGCATGATGTTAGAAAGGGCTGAAGCTG AGGATCTCCAGTCTGAAGAAATTGATGTCGATGAGTTGTTCAAGAAAATGAAGCAGAGTATTGATACTGACGCAACCAGTGCAACATCCATATCTTCG GATATTGCAAAATTGCGTGCAAAAGGCATCGGGACAGTGAGTGGGAAGCTGCTTCTTGGAACAGCTGAAAAGATCCCGCCATCAGAATTAGTCGATACAACCGGTGCAGGTGATGCATTTATTGGAGCAGTTCTGTATG CTCTCTGTGCCAATATGCCACCAGAAAGAATGTTGCCATTTGCTTCTCAAGTG GCAGGTATCGGCTGTAGGGCTTTGGGAGCGAGAGCTGGTCTTCCCCAGCTAACAGACCCTCGATTGAAACCCTTTTTAGTGAATGATCCCCAAAACGTGGCCACATTGCTATAG
- the LOC101262237 gene encoding uncharacterized protein isoform X1 — protein MAAFRLQSCNCPLLSGRSPPSTLLLHVPTRCNLTCNSSFTRFKMSISSTPQTAAIPENHSVLGCGMAAVDFLVAVDSYPNPDDKIRSTSFQVQGGGNAGNALTCAARLGLSPRIISKRVVCNTVLELIGEKTVFVPMQMDVADDSQGKAILEELEADGVDTSFMVVSEGGHSTFSYVIVDSQAKTRTCIYTPGYPPMIPEDLSKSNLSSALDDVRFVYFDGVLQETELLSALVVAREAHRRNIPIVIDAESKRERVDDLLNLATYVVCSARFPQVWTEAPSIPAALVSVLLKLPNIKFVIVTLGEDGCMMLERAEAEDLQSEEIDVDELFKKMKQSIDTDATSATSISSDIAKLRAKGIGTVSGKLLLGTAEKIPPSELVDTTGAGDAFIGAVLYALCANMPPERMLPFASQVAGIGCRALGARAGLPQLTDPRLKPFLVNDPQNVATLL, from the exons ATGGCGGCGTTCCGGTTGCAGTCATGTAACTGTCCGTTACTTTCCGGCCGATCACCGCCGTCAACTCTGCTACTTCATGTTCCCACACGTTGTAATCTTACCTGTAACTCTTCCTTCACCAG GTTTAAAATGTCAATTTCGTCAACCCCACAAACTGCCGCGATCCCAGAAAATCATAGCGTT TTAGGTTGTGGAATGGCGGCGGTGGATTTCCTTGTTGCTGTTGATTCTTATCCTAACCCTGATGATAAGATTCGAAGCACCAGTTTTCAG GTTCAAGGAGGTGGCAATGCAGGGAATGCTTTGACTTGTGCAGCTCGTTTAGGCCTATCTCCGAGAATTATATCAAAG CGAGTGGTTTGTAACACAGTTCTGGAGTTGATTGGAGAAAAGACAGTCTTTGTTCCAATGCAAATGGAT GTTGCAGATGATTCTCAAGGGAAAGCAATACTGGAAGAGCTGGAAGCTGATGGGGTCGATACATCGTTTATGGTG GTATCCGAAGGGGGCCATTCGACATTCTCTTACGTCATTGTTGATAGTCAAGC GAAAACTCGGACTTGCATTTACACCCCAGGATACCCACCTATGATACCTGAGGATTTATCCAAGTCGAATTTGTCATCAGCTCTGGATGATGTGagatttgtatattttgatggAGTATTGCAAGAAACTGAATTGTTATCAGCTTTAGTTGTGGCTCGAGAG GCACATCGGAGGAATATACCTATTGTAATTGATGCAGAAAGTAAAAGAGAAAGGGTAGATGACCTTCTAAACTTGGCAACTTATGTCGTATGCTCAGCGAGATTTCCACAG GTATGGACAGAGGCCCCTTCAATCCCAGCTGCTCTAGTTTCTGTACTTCTAAAGTTGCCAAACATCAAATTTGTAATTGTGACATTGGGTGAAGATGGTTGCATGATGTTAGAAAGGGCTGAAGCTG AGGATCTCCAGTCTGAAGAAATTGATGTCGATGAGTTGTTCAAGAAAATGAAGCAGAGTATTGATACTGACGCAACCAGTGCAACATCCATATCTTCG GATATTGCAAAATTGCGTGCAAAAGGCATCGGGACAGTGAGTGGGAAGCTGCTTCTTGGAACAGCTGAAAAGATCCCGCCATCAGAATTAGTCGATACAACCGGTGCAGGTGATGCATTTATTGGAGCAGTTCTGTATG CTCTCTGTGCCAATATGCCACCAGAAAGAATGTTGCCATTTGCTTCTCAAGTG GCAGGTATCGGCTGTAGGGCTTTGGGAGCGAGAGCTGGTCTTCCCCAGCTAACAGACCCTCGATTGAAACCCTTTTTAGTGAATGATCCCCAAAACGTGGCCACATTGCTATAG
- the LOC101261944 gene encoding O-fucosyltransferase 30, which produces METETFIRPNNKSKKKQRSPLLTFLFLFTLILLFFYFKNFISPSLLPLSKKSIPIIPRPQQCNPENRLQEKFMWYAPHSGFSNQLAEFKNAILMAKILNRTLIVPPVLDHHAVALGSCPKFRVLEPNELRYLVWNHSIQLLRDCRYVSMADIVDLSPLASYSTVRFIDFRAFVSSWCGVNLDVICSKNQNIPSSLFESLRQCGSLLSGYYGSFSGCLSALKEDCRTTVWTYKKDDEDGALDSFQPDDQLRKKKKISFIRRRKDVYKALGPGSAAESATVLAFGSLFTAPYKGSESHIDIHEAPNNPIVQTLIKKIEFLPFVPEIINAGKKFALQTIKGPFLCAQLRLLDGQFKNHHKATFLGLKQKLESLRQTGQKQIHVFVMTDLPMANWTGSYLGNLAKDSDAFKLFVIREEDDLVQETAREVMASGHGLKLGSVSQNTVGISEHHHPQSLTDVLLYIEEVVCSCASLGFVGTSGSTIAESIELMRKHDICSG; this is translated from the exons ATGGAAACTGAAACCTTCATTAGACCCAACaacaaatcaaagaagaaacaaagatCTCCACTTTTAACTTTCCTTTTTCTCTTCACTTTGATTCTCCTTTTCTTCTACTTCAAAAACTTCATTTCCCCTTCTCTTCTTCCCctttcaaaaaaatcaataccCATTATACCCCGTCCCCAACAATGCAACCCCGAAAATCGCCTGCAGGAGAAGTTCATGTGGTATGCGCCTCACAGTGGGTTCAGCAACCAATTGGCTGAGTTCAAGAATGCGATTTTGATGGCTAAGATTCTAAATCGGACCCTAATTGTACCACCCGTGTTGGATCACCATGCTGTTGCGCTTGGTAGTTGTCCTAAATTTAGGGTTTTGGAACCTAATGAATTGAGATACTTGGTTTGGAATCATAGTATTCAGCTCTTGCGTGATTGCag GTATGTATCCATGGCTGATATAGTTGACCTTTCACCACTTGCTTCCTATTCAACTGTGAGATTTATAGATTTTCGTGCTTTTGTGTCCTCCTGGTGTGGTGTAAACTTGGATGTTATTTGCTCTAAGAACCAAAATATACCATCTTCGTTATTCGAGAGCCTTCGACAATGTGGTTCTCTATTGTCTGGTTATTATGGTAGTTTCAGTGGTTGTTTGTCTGCTTTAAAAGAAGATTGTAGAACAACAGTTTGGACATATAAAAAAGACGATGAGGATGGAGCTTTAGACTCGTTTCAACCTGATGACCAACTtaggaagaaaaagaagatatcATTTATTAGGAGAAGGAAAGATGTGTATAAAGCTCTTGGCCCTGGTTCTGCCGCAGAATCAGCCACTGTTTTGGCATTTGGAAGCCTTTTCACTGCTCCTTATAAGGGATCTGAATCCCATATTGACATTCATGAAGCTCCTAATAATCCCATCGTACAGACCTTAATCAAAAAGATAGAGTTCCTTCCCTTTGTGCCTGAAATAATAAATGCCGGCAAGAAGTTTGCTCTTCAAACTATCAAGGGTCCCTTTCTTTGTGCACAGCTCAGGCTACTAGATGGACAATTCAAGAACCACCATAAAGCTACTTTTCTTGGTCTGAAGCAGAAACTAGAATCTTTGAGGCAAACAGGACAGAAACAGATCCATGTATTTGTGATGACTGATCTCCCCATGGCTAATTGGACAGGGAGTTACTTGGGGAACTTAGCAAAAGATTCCGATGCCTTCAAGCTGTTTGTTATCAGAGAAGAAGATGACTTGGTTCAAGAAACTGCTAGAGAAGTGATGGCTTCGGGGCATGGGCTAAAACTTGGTTCAGTTTCACAGAATACGGTAGGGATTAGCGAGCATCACCATCCTCAATCATTAACTGATGTTCTCTTATACATAGAGGAAGTAGTCTGCAGCTGTGCTTCTCTTGGTTTTGTAGGCACTTCTGGGTCAACAATTGCTGAGAGCATAGAGTTAATGAGGAAACATGACATTTGTTCCGGCTAA